The Tepidibacter aestuarii genome contains a region encoding:
- the topA gene encoding type I DNA topoisomerase: MAKNLVIVESPAKAKTIGKFLGRNYTVKASVGHVRDLPKSKLGVDIENDFEPYYINIRGKGPVINELKKEAKKAEKVFLATDPDREGEAISWHLAHILKLEESSNCRIEFNEITKEAIKKAIKNPREIDEKVVDAQQARRVLDRLLGYKISPLLWQKIRKGLSAGRVQSVATKIISDREREINKFEPEEYWSIDVISEIEKKQVEFKFYGKSDGKIDLKNKDQVDAILNEISDKDLTIENIEVKERRKSGPKPFTTSILQQEAANKLGFSTKKTMIVAQQLYEGIEIKGQGTVGLISYIRTDSSRISDEALGKGKDYILENLGENYYKGFENKQKKGKKVQDAHEAIRPTGIDRTPELIKDSLSDEQYKLYNLIWTRFVASLMKDAVYENYNVKAKVGDYVFKTTGHKLKFDGFLKVYTFSNKEDKLIPKIEEGMKVKADNIIPKQHFTQPPARYTEASLVKTLEELGIGRPSTYAPTIGTILAREYVEKKGNSLYLTELGLLVNEIMEENFQKFIDLDFTADMENMLDSVEEGDMPWKDVVKHVYKPLEEAIEIAQEKIEKITIEQETDEICEKCGSNMVIKYGRFGKFLACKNYPDCKTTKPLLNKAGVKCPKCKEGEIIIRKSKKGRIFYGCDKYPECDFISWNKPTGENCEKCGEYLVHKETKKEKKIICSNKECDYEKKSKIS, from the coding sequence ATGGCAAAGAACCTAGTTATAGTTGAATCACCAGCTAAAGCTAAAACTATAGGCAAATTTTTAGGTAGAAATTATACAGTTAAAGCATCCGTTGGACATGTGAGGGACTTACCTAAAAGTAAATTAGGGGTAGATATAGAAAATGATTTTGAACCATATTACATTAATATAAGGGGAAAAGGACCTGTTATTAATGAATTAAAGAAGGAAGCTAAAAAAGCTGAAAAAGTTTTTCTGGCTACTGACCCCGATAGAGAAGGTGAAGCAATATCTTGGCACTTGGCTCATATTTTAAAATTAGAGGAATCTTCTAATTGTAGAATAGAATTTAATGAAATAACAAAGGAAGCTATAAAAAAAGCTATAAAGAATCCAAGGGAGATAGATGAAAAGGTTGTAGATGCTCAACAAGCTAGAAGAGTACTTGATAGATTGTTAGGATATAAGATAAGTCCTCTTTTATGGCAAAAAATAAGAAAAGGTCTTAGTGCCGGAAGAGTACAATCTGTTGCCACTAAAATAATATCTGATAGGGAAAGAGAAATAAATAAGTTTGAACCTGAAGAATACTGGTCAATAGATGTAATATCTGAAATAGAAAAAAAGCAAGTTGAATTTAAATTTTATGGAAAATCAGATGGAAAAATAGACTTGAAAAATAAAGATCAAGTAGATGCTATATTAAATGAAATATCTGATAAAGATTTAACTATAGAAAATATAGAAGTTAAAGAAAGACGTAAATCTGGTCCTAAACCATTTACAACAAGTATTTTACAACAAGAAGCAGCTAATAAATTAGGTTTCTCTACAAAGAAAACTATGATAGTGGCGCAGCAACTGTATGAAGGTATTGAGATTAAAGGTCAAGGAACAGTAGGTCTTATATCTTATATAAGAACTGATTCATCTAGAATATCAGATGAAGCATTGGGAAAAGGTAAAGATTATATATTAGAAAACTTAGGAGAAAACTATTACAAGGGTTTTGAAAACAAGCAGAAAAAAGGTAAAAAAGTACAAGATGCTCATGAAGCAATAAGACCTACAGGTATAGATAGAACACCTGAACTTATTAAAGACTCTTTAAGTGATGAACAATATAAGCTATACAATCTTATATGGACAAGGTTTGTAGCGAGCTTGATGAAAGATGCAGTATATGAAAATTATAATGTAAAAGCTAAAGTTGGGGATTATGTATTTAAAACAACAGGTCATAAGCTTAAGTTTGATGGTTTCTTAAAAGTATATACATTTTCAAATAAAGAAGACAAGTTAATTCCTAAAATAGAAGAGGGTATGAAAGTTAAGGCAGATAATATAATTCCAAAGCAACACTTCACACAACCGCCAGCAAGATATACAGAGGCAAGTCTTGTTAAAACTTTAGAAGAGTTGGGTATAGGAAGACCTAGTACGTACGCTCCTACAATAGGTACTATACTTGCTAGAGAATATGTGGAGAAAAAAGGAAATAGTTTATACTTAACTGAACTGGGGCTTTTAGTAAATGAAATAATGGAAGAAAATTTTCAAAAATTTATAGATTTAGATTTTACCGCAGATATGGAGAATATGCTTGATTCAGTTGAAGAAGGAGATATGCCTTGGAAAGATGTAGTAAAACATGTATATAAACCATTAGAAGAAGCTATAGAAATAGCGCAAGAAAAGATAGAAAAAATAACTATAGAACAAGAAACTGATGAAATATGTGAAAAATGTGGATCTAATATGGTTATAAAATATGGTAGATTTGGAAAATTCCTGGCTTGTAAAAATTATCCCGATTGTAAAACTACAAAACCTCTTCTTAATAAAGCTGGTGTCAAATGCCCTAAGTGTAAAGAAGGAGAAATAATAATTAGAAAGAGTAAAAAAGGAAGAATATTTTATGGGTGTGATAAATATCCAGAATGTGACTTT
- the dprA gene encoding DNA-processing protein DprA: MNMDDMYLLLSNIKGIGYKTIQKIDDYFADIQDFNIISDEEIYKIPNISLKIKKNIVNYRSSTYLDQIKENLKKHEINYITINNSNYPKRLKHIYDPPHILYFKGNKELLNEFCIAMIGSRKPTNYGVFCANKISKELSSLGINIISGMAVGIDYYSHLGCLNGNSKTIAVLGSSIDKPYPKQNIHLMNNIIESGGIILSEYPPGTEARPGYFPMRNRIISGISDGVLIVEASERSGSLITMNYALDHGKNVFAIPGNINSHMSKGSNKIIKEGAKLVSSVDDILEEYDIPYNLNLKKENEQQIDLSNDEGQIVTILKNNGSLHVDFICEHTRLNIKDILGILNILEIKGIVTELGNKIYSIK, encoded by the coding sequence ATGAATATGGATGATATGTACCTTTTGTTATCTAATATAAAAGGTATAGGATATAAAACTATACAAAAAATAGATGATTATTTTGCTGATATTCAAGATTTTAATATTATATCTGATGAAGAAATATATAAAATACCAAATATAAGTTTAAAAATAAAGAAAAATATAGTAAACTATAGAAGTTCGACTTATTTAGACCAGATAAAGGAAAATCTAAAAAAACATGAAATAAACTACATAACAATAAATAATTCTAATTATCCTAAAAGGTTAAAACATATATATGACCCACCACATATACTTTACTTTAAGGGAAATAAGGAATTATTAAATGAGTTTTGTATAGCTATGATAGGATCTAGAAAGCCTACTAATTATGGAGTGTTTTGTGCAAATAAAATCAGTAAGGAACTATCATCACTTGGAATTAATATAATAAGTGGTATGGCAGTAGGGATAGATTATTACAGCCATTTAGGCTGTTTAAATGGAAATTCAAAAACTATAGCAGTATTAGGATCTTCCATAGATAAGCCATATCCAAAGCAGAATATACATCTTATGAACAATATAATTGAAAGTGGCGGAATTATATTGAGTGAATATCCACCTGGAACAGAAGCTAGACCAGGATACTTTCCTATGAGAAACAGGATAATTAGTGGTATATCTGATGGAGTTTTAATAGTTGAGGCAAGTGAGAGAAGCGGATCATTAATAACAATGAACTACGCTTTAGATCATGGAAAAAATGTTTTTGCTATTCCTGGAAACATTAATTCTCATATGAGTAAAGGAAGTAACAAAATAATAAAAGAAGGTGCCAAACTTGTTTCGAGTGTAGATGATATATTGGAGGAATATGATATACCTTATAATCTAAATTTGAAGAAAGAAAATGAGCAGCAGATAGATTTATCTAATGATGAGGGACAAATAGTTACAATATTAAAAAATAACGGATCGTTGCATGTAGATTTTATTTGTGAGCATACTAGGCTTAATATAAAAGATATATTAGGAATTTTAAATATTCTAGAAATAAAGGGTATAGTAACGGAGTTAGGAAATAAAATATATAGTATAAAATAA
- a CDS encoding CPBP family intramembrane glutamic endopeptidase: MLKKLDNFLKNLPIILFIITMFIINYCIARMNLFVFLPDNNGARHVFISKYNQFLESVIIAPFFETLIYQKVLISLCCTWSELRKRKYLIVIISSFIFSLNHTYSPQYAVETFFSGGMIFAYSYLVYKDKTKYSFWIVFSIHATWNLFIMIYN; this comes from the coding sequence GTGTTAAAAAAATTAGACAACTTCCTAAAAAATTTACCTATTATATTGTTCATAATAACTATGTTTATTATAAATTATTGCATAGCTCGAATGAATTTATTTGTTTTTTTACCGGATAATAATGGAGCTAGACATGTATTTATATCTAAATATAATCAATTTTTAGAAAGTGTAATTATAGCGCCTTTTTTTGAAACTTTAATTTATCAAAAAGTGCTAATATCATTATGTTGTACATGGTCTGAACTTAGAAAAAGAAAATATTTAATAGTTATAATATCATCTTTTATATTTTCATTAAACCATACATATAGTCCTCAGTATGCGGTAGAGACATTTTTTTCTGGAGGCATGATATTTGCTTATTCATATTTAGTTTATAAAGATAAAACTAAATATAGCTTTTGGATAGTATTTTCAATTCATGCTACATGGAATCTATTTATAATGATATATAATTAA
- a CDS encoding YkvA family protein, protein MINPSQVAKDILSSEYFKNARQNAQIYSNDINKIEEILLQVDYKLNNIKFDENEEKVVEFISNMRNLYKLVKAYYEEEYKCINIESIVWAIVAINYFISPVDFIPDSMKNVGYIDDMIVVYFVLSNIKCELDDFLIWEKNRENVFAL, encoded by the coding sequence ATGATAAATCCAAGTCAAGTAGCTAAAGATATATTGAGTTCTGAGTACTTTAAAAACGCTAGACAAAATGCTCAGATTTATTCAAATGATATTAATAAAATAGAAGAGATACTTTTACAAGTAGATTATAAATTGAATAATATAAAGTTTGATGAAAATGAAGAAAAAGTAGTTGAATTTATTAGCAATATGAGAAACTTATATAAACTGGTTAAAGCGTATTATGAAGAAGAATATAAATGTATAAATATAGAGTCTATAGTATGGGCTATAGTAGCGATTAACTATTTTATAAGTCCAGTTGATTTTATACCCGATTCAATGAAGAACGTAGGCTATATAGATGATATGATAGTAGTATACTTTGTATTGAGTAATATAAAATGTGAATTAGATGATTTTTTAATATGGGAAAAAAATAGAGAAAATGTCTTCGCTTTATAA